The sequence tatctgttgtctaaatttagcataggttgaacatgtcttttttcaaccttatccaCTATGGCATGTAAGACATAAAAGGGAGCAATTGAGGCGAGTTTAGGTGTCTATGTATACTTCTCTCACCTATCTTTACACTATATATTTCTATATGGTTGGGTTAATATCATTAACTCACTAGTAAGACAGACCAGGATTTCCTTAACTTTACATCTCATGGAAAATTTCAATGATAATTCTGATTTGGAGGCTGTAAAGGTACACATATATAATCATTACAGTAATTAATAGATGAATAGAACAGAATATGTATTAAAATTAATTCACTGTGTTAGCTGCCAGGAACATACTGTATTGCGGGTCTTTGAGGTCCGCCACCCAAGTCATTGGGTtttttgtatatacagcggcCACAATTTTAAAGCCATGGGTATAGAGTAAACAGAACATTTTGTTAATTAAGTAGTGATCAAGTAAATTCTGCAAAGTATTTTTTATTCATAATTTGCtttacagattgaaaacatttgagttctgtcttttttgtttacttttGTTAGAGAACTGCCTAAACGAGGAGCAGAACTGGAGCGCTGATATGTCCAGAAGCTCGTTCACTTCCTGCACCCCTGAAGGGCCAAAAAACAATGATTCCTACCACATGTTGGACATGTGcaaggaaccagtgccacatgatggtgaatttacaggcctTGTACAGCTCACCGCACAGACTGACTCCAAGTATGGGACAAGCAAAAGATACCGGAGAGATTCAAGAAGGAGCTGCAGTGCTCAGCTTTTTGTGTGTAAGTGTGGGGAAAACTTCTCACTTAATAGGGATTTGATCACACACCTTTGTGTCCACACTAGCAAGCAACCCTTTACCTGTAACGACTGTGGAAAACATTTTTCACTGAAGGGGAAACTCCTATCACACCAGAGGACTCACACAGGGGggaaaccttacacatgtacagagtgtgggaaaagctttttacAGAAGGGCCATCTCGtcacacaccagaggattcacacaggggagaaaccttacacatgttcagagtgtgggaaaagctttttacAGAAGGGCCAGATCGtcacacaccagaggattcacacaggggagaaaccgtacacatgtacagagtgtgagaaacaattcagtGTTAAGAGCAGCTTCCTCAGACatcagaggattcacacaggggagaaaccgtacACATGTACggagtgtgagaaacaattcagtGATAAGAAaggcctcctcagacaccagatggttcatacaggggagaaaccttacacatgttcagagtgtgggaaaagcttttcacagaagtACAGTCTCGTCACACACCAGAGTATTCACTCAGGGGAGCATCCTtacacatgttcagagtgtgggaaacgcTTTTCACGGAAGGACAGTCTCGtcacacaccagaggattcactcAGGAGAGAAActtcacacatgtacagagtgtgagaaacaattcagtGATAAGACATGCCTCCTcatacaccagaggattcacacaggagagaaaccttacacatgtacagagtgtgagaaacaattcagtTTTAAGAGCAGCCTCCTCATACACCAGAGGatacacacaggagagaaaccttacacatgtacagagtgtgagaaacaattcagtGATAAGAGCAGCCTCCTcatacaccagaggattcacacaggagagaaaccttacacatgtacagagtgtgagaaacaattcagtTTAAAGAGCAGCCTCCTcatacaccagaggattcacacaggagagaaaccttacacatgtacagagtgtgagaaacaattcagtTTTAAGAGCAGCCTCCTcatacaccagaggattcacacaggggagaaacctttcagaTGTACGGAGTGCGGGGAAAGCTTTTTCTTTAAGAGCCAGTTCCTCACGCACTACAAAATTCACACAGGGGCGAAACCTTCCACATGTACAGAGTGAGATAAAGAATTCAGTGATAAGAGCAGCCTCTCCATGCAACAGAGGATTCAtgcaggggagaaacctttcagaTGTACGGAGTGCGGGGAAACCTTTTCACGGAAGGACTATCTCCTCAAACACCAGATGATTGAACACGTGAATAATGTctcctctgtgtgagtgtgagaagcAATTCATTGGTAAGAATGCCTTCTCCCATATTTGTTACATGTGCCTTCTCACGAGGTCCCAAGGGCCATAAAAGACAACCCATTACTATTCAGCACATATAAAGCGTGGTATAGAGCCAGGAAAACACTCTCTTTACAAAGGAACAAGTCGCTATTTCTTCTGTTTACTAAAAACCTACGGTTTCAGTAAGGGAAGGCGAATTACCCTTTTGAGGCTTGGGAAAAGAAGGGATTCCTTGGAATAGGGCAGCTCCTGCATAAACTAAATCACACAATTTACTCATTCCAGGAACTGAACGATAAATACGCACTACCTGACACACAATTCTTTGCATACCTACAGGCCAGGCATTACGCACTGACATCACTAAACGACTTACCAACAGCAGATAGAGACAATCAACTTGACGCTCTCTTCCAAAGGACAAAATATGGGAAAATCTCAATATCAAATTTTTATCAATGTCCGAAGAAAACATTACGTTTTGATGGCAACACACCGGGAATGGGAGCTTGGTTAGCAGACTGCCCAAATCTAAATATGGAGACTATCATGAGACAGTTTGGGAAATCGTTGAAAATTATCCCATCCACAATATACCAAGAAATGCACTACAACATTTTACATAGAACATATACTACGCCCAAATTCAGATACAAAGCAAAATTATCTCTGGACAGTAGATGTACAAAGTGTGCAGCCCCACAGGCAGATCTTATGCACTGCCTATGGAACTGCCCAGTGGTCCAAGAGTTCTGGTCACGAATAGACAAGTACTGCAAAGATTCCCTAAATACAATAATCCATATAGATCCCGAATATGCGATTTTTAATATCATAAACCTAAACGCTGAAGGGGCAGCAGGGGACCAAACTGATAACAGCAAACTGAAACAAATTATAGCTATGGCCGCAAGGAAAACAATCTTACAACAATGGATACATAACACTCCCCCATCTCTGCAGCTGTGGAGGGAAAAAATGTTTAGTATATTCACATTAGACTGGGGAGAAGCCACGACGGACAACGAAAAAAAAGCGGAACAATTCTTCCAAATCTGGGAAAGCTTCATTGCCGCACAGTCAGACGAGACAAAGACAAAAATCAAAGAAaacttaaaacacacaacatgggagaggcgcatgcgcgacggcaaggagtatGGTAGCCTAACCTAATAGCTCCCTGCCTCGCTCCCTATAAAGTTACCTAAAACCCACAAAAATCGGAACCAAACGACTCAAAAACAAAGCCACGAATAGCACAAACATTCAGGATGTCCCGAAAAAACCCCAAACCTGCAAAAAAACGGGGGATGCCAGAATATTTCGGGGCTGCAGGGCCGCACGGTGCGGGCTCAGAAATGGCGCCGATTTCAAATGCTGGCTCAGAAACTGAACCtgacggggaggaggaggaattaaCCCTCCAAGAGCAAAGACCGGCAAGACAATGTGATATTACCAGGCTTTGTACTGACCTTAAAACATTCTTCCAAGCCGAAATGAAAGAACTAAAGAGAGAAGTAGCTGGACTGGGGGAAAGAACGGGTCCTAGAAACAAAGGTAGATCAATCTATCCGCGCAATCCGGAGACAGGATAAAAAATCCATGGATCTGCAGGAGCAAATAAATGATTTGAGAGGGCGCCAAGAAGATgcagaaaaccgcgacaggcggaaTAACTTGAGAATAAGGGGGGTCCCGGAGAGCGTACTAGACTGTGAGGAGTATATCAGGTTGTGGCTGGAAGCGCTGCTCCCTGAGACCCCCAAAGACGCACTGGCcatggacagatgccatagagCCCTGCGGGCTAAGCCTCTACAAAATGAGCCACCAAGCGACATAGTGATCCGCCTACACTATTATAAAACAAAGGAGAGAGTTCTCAGCATTACAAGACCCCTTCCTGTTGTGGAATATGAGGGGGTCAGGCTCTCAATCTTCCAAGACCTATCCCCAGATACCCTCGCCCGCCGACGAAACCTGCTGCCAATAACCAAAACCTTGCGGGAGAAGGGGGTCAGGTACCgctggaccttccccttcggcctGCTGGTGGCAAGAGGCGGCAGATCCTTTATAATAAAAGACTTGGAAGATGGACCCTCCTTCCTACATAAACTGGGCCTAGGAGGGGCCCCCGAGAGGGTGGCCTCGGAGAGCCCAACACCAGACCCTATCTGGTCACAGGCCCAGAGGTCCCCCCGAGCGCACCAGGATAAAGCCTAAGAAATGGAGAAAAGCATCCAATTGCACGTTCCGAAGCTGTTTGGTTTCAGTTGAAAAgttaacaattaaataaaccaaatCCTAATGTTTGTTCCTGAAACGGTTCCCACGGAGCAGTACCCTGACCGGATGATGAACGCTGAAAtaagaacaataataataatcccacTTACCTTTTGAAAGTCGTGAGGGCAGCGTTGGAGATCCCGTTGGCATCGACAGGAAGAACAAGATGGTCCCCCTGTAaggaagatggcggcgacacacgAGGCAGCTGGAACCAGGGTGAGACGCAGGAGCCGGAAGGCAGTTTCAGGCGGGAGCCAGGAGAGCGCTCACACACAGCCGCCCGAGATGCAAGCTCGATCCAAAATGGCGCAGGACCGGAAGGACGTCATCAAACAGGAGAAGGATCCGGCGAGGGAGACGCCATCTTGAAGGAGGCAGCACGACGGAAGGCTCCGAGAGGTGGCTGGGGAGTGCCTGAGCGAGTCAACACCCCACACAGGCAGAAAATAGACAGCCATCGCGCAAATTCAAAAGAACAAGCGCGAAAGACGGCGTTAGACGCCGGTAAAGACCCAGAAGGTAGAACAGGCAGATCGGAGAGCGGGAAAAAGGTAGAAGAAGGTAGAGAAGGTAGAAGGCccacggggaggggggaagaaggaacAGCAGGCAGGACGGCTAACACTTAAGCAGGGAAGAGAACAGGTATTGAAGGCAGATTAGAGATAGCAGTGAAGACAGTCCACGTAGGTGAGTACAGAAGGATAGAAGGGAGGGGATATCGAGATAGagggaggggagcgggagagaggaGTAGGGGAAGAGGAGGTGATTGAGAAGGAACAGAAGGTGGTCAGAGAAGCATGGAGGATAGTGAAAAGAGCAGGGCGACAACGTAAGTGAGAGAAGAGGGATAACACACTAGGAGGGTATCTTTGGAAGAGGGGGAGTAGAAAGTGATAATACAGGGAGGGGGAAGTAGATAGAAGAGAGACGAAAGGAACAGAAAAATATTGAAGGTATGAGTAAGTAACAGGAAGGAAGGCAGGAAAGTAGAACCGAGACCAGGATGGATTAAGTAAGGGACGATAGGCCTAAGGAAATAGGGCAAAGGATTAGGGCCCGAGAAGCCAAATAGAGCAATAGCCCGAGAAGAAACAGATAAAAGGTAGGGCTGGGCAGGGAGAAGAGGAACAAAACAGAGGAAATTTGAGGTCAGTGGGTGCAGCAGCAGAAACCTAAAGACTGCAAACATGACAGTGACAGCGCTACAGTAATAAGGGATCCAGGATTAATGGGATTTGGTTGGTTTACCCTGAGTTCAGTGGGTAAGAAGTTTAGAGTTTATTAGGGACAGAGAGGCAGGAGCGGTGGGAGGTAGCCTGCCCTGAAGTCTGCATGGGCCTGGCACTGGTGAAAAGGGAAAAAGTCCATAGGTACACTAGCGCTACCCTTTGGGTTGGATGTTCGGGGAAAGGAGGTAAACACCTTGCCTCAAGTCCGACCATTCGAATTCTGGACCACAAACCCAAAGGAGGAAATCTCGGCGAGAGGAGTGcggagagagaacgcagagaaaGTTTATTTGTTATGATTGTTGCTGTGATTTCATGTGGTGTCGTGTATATGTCCACCCCCATGTTCCCCTGTGTATGTCCCCCTCCCTTTGTTCCTGCAGACGGGGCCGACAAGAGAAAGGTGTTCGGAGTTCGCCGGAATCACACGAGTAGACTCGCTCGTAAAGGCTTAGAGCAGCTACGACAGACGGATCAGCACATCCCTGCTAATGAGTAAGGACATAGTATTGatatcccataatgttaagggccttAATAGCCCGGCTAAAAGGAGGGTCGCATTTAGAGACTATAGGCGCAAGGGAGCAGAAGTGCTCTTCTTACAAGAGACCCATTTCTCCCAAACTAACTTCCCCAAGTATTTCGATAAAGACTTTCGAACCCACTTTCTAGCATCAGCTCgagttaaaaaaagaggggtcgccATCCTAATTCATAATCATATCCCATACAGACATGACAAAACATATAGCGACAAAGATGGGAGATATCTAATCATCACAGGTTTCATTAGAGAGTACCCAATAACACTTGCTactgtatacgccccaaatgacAATGCCACATCTTTTTTCAATGGCTTCTTTAATAAGTTAAGTAAAGTTGCAAAAGGGAATATCATAATGGCGGGTGACTTGAACAGAGTCCTTAACCCCAGTCTAGACCGATGCACGACCACTAACAAACAACACAGACAGGACGTATTAACTCTAACAAAAGGTATAACAAGTTGTCAACTTattgacatatggagagaacagcACCAAGGAGAGCGCGAGTACACTTTCTACTCTCACCCACATAACTCATACAGTCGAATAGACTACTTCCTTGTGTCTAATggtatggtccctggggtctctcgcacagagatccatgatatttcatggtccgaccatgcacctatagagctgcggtgcacactaattcCACTAGaaagacctagagcgaactggaaactaaatgagatcctGTTAAAGATCCCGGATCTCGGACGAGAAGTCGGTGCAAAAATTCAGGAATATTTTGGAGGAGAATGAGGGAAGTGTGGCGTCCCAAGCTAcactatgggaagctcataaggcgACTCTCAGGGGAACATTGATGAATCTGGCAGCTAAACGGAAAaggcaaagagagaaaaaaactaaggCCTTAGAAATCCAAATAGCGGAACTCTCTACCCTGCACAAATCTAATCAACAGGCACATACGCTCAAACAACTGCTAGACACCAAAATTAAACTcaacctcctcctcacctcccaggccgagaaggaaatggcttggtctaatcggaaattttatgaaaaggcgaacaaacctgatacactacttgccaataagctaaaaaaagaGGCTGCAAAATAACTCTATTCACGCAATTCGGAACCAAAAgggagaccttacctccatacctgggaaaatagTAGAGCAATTCAAAGTCTACTATGAAAAACTTTataatggagataaggtcacTCATAACATTAAAACAGGTGACTTGTTGACCACCTTCttgaaagaggcaaaattaccAACCTTAGCAAGGGCAGAACGTGAGGCGCTGCAGGCGTACTTTACCCTGGAAGAAATTACGGAAGTCATTaaagcattaaaaccggccaaaGCGCCGGGGCCCAATGGCTTCTCCAATTTGTATTATAAGAAATATGttaaaattctagccccacatatgctaaaattGTTTAATGGTGTACTGGAGGGGGCCTCCTTTCcggcacagatgctccaggcgtccatctcggtgatccacaaacctggaaaggacccggcagactgtaagagctactggtccatttcactgatcaattcggatatcaaaatctattctaaacttatagcgaacagggtgggtagtgtccttcccaggttaatccacacggatcaagtagggtttatcggaggaaggcaagcggcagacaacaccagaagaatcataaacctgattgatctggcccaaaagaaaaatatacattctatggtgttgagtctggacgcggagaaagcctcgacagaatagactggccctacttatcGGAAACGCTgggggcatttggctttgggggacGCCTCCTGCGGGCCATCATGGCGCTGTATGAGGGCCCTACGGCGAAGGTGAGGCACCAGggttttccctctgagcaattccacataaaaagtggaacgagacagggctgcccactttcgCCGCTGCTGTTCGCTCTCTGTGTAGAGCCCTTGGCAGCGCACATACGTAATAGCCCCGACATAACGGGAATCTCAGATGGAGAGCAAGAGTATAAGGCCGctctgtatgcagatgatgttatCTTAACATTATCTAAGCCGCTCACGTCCCTTCCTAATGTATTTGAAATTCTGAGCAAATTTAACCATATTTCTggctttaagattaatcagtctaaatcagaagccctcaatataaatcttcccaaagaagtcgaaaaactgattgatctcaactttaatttcaaatggcaaccctccgctatcaaatatttaggggtatatcttacaaGGGACTACAAAAccttatataaagcaaattttcccaggttaataaaggcgcTGAGGGAGGATCTTAGAGTATGGGCAAAAGGGGGCATttcatggattggaaggatacactgcgtgaagatgaatctccttccaaggatgttatatcttttccaaagCCTACCTATACCATTGGTTCATTCTGACATCCTCTCCCTTCAGTCAGCAataatgaaattcatttggaataaaaaaaaccCAAGGATTGCTAAGGGAATACTGACGAGACCCACGTCaagaggagggctagcggtaccatgtttgttcgcttactacaaagcggcccaattggcCCAAATTcttcaatggcacacagacccaagccttaggagatgggtagagttggagaaaaaatgttgtgcaccaattgataTCCAGAAGCTGATCTGGCTGCCCAAGAGAAGGGCGCGTCAGATCGGCACACCGCTACAGACCATTGCCAACTCTATTCGAgtgtgggaggccactaaatttagttGTAATTTAACCACAAAGGCATCACTCATGACGCCAATCATCggcaacccagatttcgctccgggcctgaatagtaAAAACATGAATTATTGGAAACAAGCGGGCATTACCCGACTTCATGATCTGGAGGGCAGGATACACATAcaatcatttgagcaaattaaatctgcAAAGAATATTccaaatacagaattttttaggtacctccagatcagggatttCTACAACAAAACCCCAGTTAGACcaaaacgcactaattttgagcagctgtgttccagagggacggacacaaggggactcacatctaggatgtACGGGGAAGTGGTCTGTCCGAAAACGACAAGCGAGACCCGGTTGCACTACATTCGTCAGtgggagacagacttaggggagacattagaggacgaggaatgggagcagatcacacaagcagcagctaaaagctccatctgtaccacactaaaggagaacgcgtataaggtcctgatgcggtggtactacaccccaactagactagctaaatttgttaagggctactccccgctctgcccgaaacagtgtggggaggcggccgacctgcaacacatgctgtggtcctgcacaaaagtggtcccgatttgggaacagattagagattggttacagcggattctcggttgggagatccccctggacccgtggttgttcctgctgggcagacggatccagggtatgccaaatgcgacgcatgaattaatcgcgcatttcgcAATAGCCACTAGAtttgagattgcagcattatggaagcagccaGTTATCCCagttatccccaagattcgaaatcggatttggcacgtttgccggatggaacaattaacgagtttagttaatgactccggcacaaactttctaaaggtCTGGTcaccttggctggcacagacggacatccctgGGGTGGACGCCACCGCAATTCTGCTATAATAGTTGCGGACGCGTTCTCCTTTGGAGGTCAGAGACCAGACGACAAATAGTGACGAACAGGTAGGTGACAGCCCCCTGGGTAGCAACCCAATGCGCCAATTCTATAGAGTTAATGCGATAAACTAGAGATGGAAGCAATATAACAAAAAGAGATATCTACAAGGAAAAGAAGCTGGAAAGCGACTACACGTCGACAGGAAAACCTCGAGaagaccccaccccccccccccctcctccccccctcccatgtccgtTGTCTggtttgtcttgtttgtcctaTATGTACGGTCTCTGTTTCATACTGGAGAAGATATGATAACCGCATGTTTGCGATAAAAAAATTATTGGGGAGTTGTATTACAATGGGATGTGATATATTGTCAGAATTtgtgaccccaataaagaaaatttgaagtgaaaaaaaaacaacatggtATGCAACACGCACACTAACTAGGAATCCCCCAATAAGATTCTGAAcactacactattaataaaaaaagaAGACGGGGGAGAGTTAGAAAAGTACCCAATAGGACTATGGACGATACCATAAGACTAGTGACATAAATACCTCGGGATATCAGACAGAGGTGTATGGGTCGAACAGGAGTGGCGAAAAGAGTACAAACATAATGAAGGAGAGAAGAGCACTTATATAAAATGACTTGGTTAGTCTGTCAGAGGTTGAAAACAGACGAAGCAAAAGCTGGGGTACCATCAAGAGGGAATAAGTTGAAGGTAAAATGATATAACGGATTGACATAGTACAAGTAAATGTTTACAAGTTGAGTTGAAGGTTCAAGTGttactatattaaaaataaaaaggaaatgaTGCAAAACAAATATTGTATGGAACATAAAGAGATACCTGTATAAGAATCTGCTACATTATGCATGTTAAAAATATACTGTACGTACAAGTCTGCAGAATttccaataaaaatatttataaaaagaaagaagaagaatgtCCTCTCCAGACACCAGATGTTTCACACAGCGGTGAAACCGCTCCGATGTACAGTGGGCGTGAAAATTGGTTTATTAGCAAAGGCTTTTTtattaatgtaatgtattttattttgtggttcttTTTCATTTTTAGGTTGCCGTTGATATGGAATTCTGGACTAAAAGGGTCTTTTTGTTGATAGAGGGGGCCAGAGTTGCTTGTAATGTAATAACTACATGTGGTGAATGggttaaatgtgtgtgtatgtctgtccaAATGACTAATGGTTCTgctctcatttaaaaaaaaactgtcacTAGACAGTTTTACGATCAACAATCAACAACAGGGTTGGTCATTCTTCCAGAGTATGTGATAGACTGTAttctgttgttgtgtgtttttacaAGATAAAAACAGATATAGAATTGTTGAGAAAAGACAAGTCAGCCTTTTAATATAGAATTGCTAAGGAATGAAAAGTCAGTTTTTGTAATCTGCTTGTTAATGTAACATGTGATGTATATCAAACTGTATAACAACTGACAGAGTGCCTTTCTTCAGAATCAGACAGACAAGGGAATGactccctaattgggtgctctaatGTCCTCCTGGTGAACCGTGCAGTCTcaataatgcatttcaatggttaAGTGAGCAGGGTTCCCAGCCCCATATTGATGAATAATGTCAATAGTTAAATCCCAGCATTTGTATAATCACAAGGCAATGCATGCCGACATGGGGAGAAAGCCTTCTAACCTGACCGGTGAACTGGTAGCTCCACCCGGCGGTCCCTCTCTGGGTGGGCTTCACGATGCCCGTGGCTTCTCGTAGCAGGGAGTAAACTTACTCACAGAGCTGCTTTTGTTCCGGTATGCTGGATGGGGGAGAAAATTCACTTCTGCTCCGTCGCATGCGTCCGTCCCGGCGGTAGGATCCAAAATGTGAGTGAGGGGACTATGAGCACTGCTGGATAAGATCAGGTTGGAGGCATAGTGCAGTACAAAAAAGCTTTATTGCGGCATAAGGGCCAAAATTAAAAAGACATGAAGAccaatcctctgacgcgtttcgtctttcgactttatcaaagagtgattttGTGGCAGCCAGACCCTTCTATATATAGCCCTATTTGACCGCGCGTAGGTGGATAATACCTCCCCACCGCTACGTCATCGCTACAGCTGATGAATACTAAACGTGAATTAGAGCTTATCTCTCACACTCCTGTGCATTAAGTAGGGGCTCTGAACGCCACTAACCTAGACCAGGACATGCGCTTGAAACCTCTAAATTCATACACATGTAGAATGTATACTCTATGGTTATACAAGGATACAACTAAACACTATAGTCTCAGACACAGGACACAATAATATTCAAAGGGTTCATAAACAGATGGTCTGGCTGCCACACCAGACTGATACATGGAGAATACAAATTTAAAAATAGAAAAGATACAAAAAACACatctcagattgacatcctctcATACAGAAAACACTGCATGGCACAGATGGGTAACaatctacaatatatatatatatatatatatatatatatatatataaccttaactTCTATTCAAACATGCATATAAATGTGCTCAAACATATAGGACTTacagataaaataataataataaaccaaaaaaaaaatacaacaacatatAAATGCAAGAAATAATCATGAAAAATAATACGaaatataaaaaagtttattattaTAAACTGACTAATTTTTAATCAGTCAAAATGATAAAAATTCAATATAAACTAAGTGTATTTATTAATAATGCAAAATAAATCCTATGTCTACTAAAACAAGAATTACGAATaggaaaaaggtaaaaaaaagacTGTTAtgaaatattattatattaaggAAGAAAGCAGAAAAGGGTGTGTATAGCtaatttttatatgttatatttCATATTTTTAATAATTCTATACCTATTTAAATTAATACGTAAATGACTTCTAATCATGTTAATTAAATAATGTACTTTGCAGGAGATTATAAACTTTACTTTACAATAGTGTTCTATAATATTCAAAAACAGCGACAGTAATACAATCATATGTCTTACATGATGTAAAAAGTAGCATACGTCTAGAATTGTTGTTCTTTCTAAAGAAATCTATAGAAAATGGGCCAATTCCCAATCCACATTTATGCCAAGTGGATGAAGGCTTTCCATACAGAAAATCCAAGACATTTCTCGTTTATTCAGGAGTTTGAGTCTGTCTCCACCCCTTCTTGCTATTGGTACATGCTCAAGGCCTGAGAAGGAAAAACCCTTTATTCCCCCCATAGGGCACATAGAAAAATGTCTCGGGACCGGATGtaatgtgtcttttttctttatcaGGCGTAGATGTTCTTGGATTCTGAACTTTAAAGGCCTAATTGTACACCCAATATAGGCCTTATTACATCCACATCTGATTATATAAACTACGTAACTggtgttacaattaatgaatgtCCGTATGCTCTTGAGTGTCTTTGGTTTGGAACATTCAATCTTTTTTAAGAGTTTGGCATATTGACAGATATTACATTGTCCACACTGAAAAAAGCCCTTAGGTACATTACTTATGCCCCTAGTGTCTTGTGATGAAAAAAGACTAGGTGACAAGTA comes from Ascaphus truei isolate aAscTru1 chromosome 4, aAscTru1.hap1, whole genome shotgun sequence and encodes:
- the LOC142492501 gene encoding uncharacterized protein LOC142492501 isoform X3; this translates as MDRGALPTTSMDRGALPTTSMDRGALPTTGMDRGALPTTSMDRGALPTTSMDRGALPTTSMDRGALPTTSMDRGALPTTSMDRGALPTTGMDRGALPTTSMDRGALPTTSMDRGALPTTSMDRGALPTTSMDRGALPTSSTDRGALPTTSTDRGALPTTSTDRGAVPTTSMDPHLKNCLNEEQNWSADMSRSSFTSCTPEGPKNNDSYHMLDMCKEPVPHDGEFTGLVQLTAQTDSKYGTSKRYRRDSRRSCSAQLFVCKCGENFSLNRDLITHLCVHTSKQPFTCNDCGKHFSLKGKLLSHQRTHTGGKPYTCTECGKSFLQKGHLVTHQRIHTGEKPYTCSECGKSFLQKGQIVTHQRIHTGEKPYTCTECEKQFSVKSSFLRHQRIHTGEKPYTCTECEKQFSDKKGLLRHQMVHTGEKPYTCSECGKSFSQKYSLVTHQSIHSGEHPYTCSECGKRFSRKDSLVTHQRIHSGEKLHTCTECEKQFSDKTCLLIHQRIHTGEKPYTCTECEKQFSFKSSLLIHQRIHTGEKPYTCTECEKQFSDKSSLLIHQRIHTGEKPYTCTECEKQFSLKSSLLIHQRIHTGEKPYTCTECEKQFSFKSSLLIHQRIHTGEKPFRCTECGESFFFKSQFLTHYKIHTGAKPSTCTE